Within the Glycine soja cultivar W05 chromosome 3, ASM419377v2, whole genome shotgun sequence genome, the region gatAACATTAGGTAGTGACAAAATTAAGTTGAGtctcatttttttgtaaaaattaacttaataattGTGCATTTTTGTTTGAGTTTCATATTTTGGGTAAGATATTGTCTCATATTTTTGTTCTAGAATTTTTGATGTGATAAGACCTTATCCAAAGTATGagactcaaacaaaaatatacagCCATCAAGTTAATGTTTACGAAAAAATGAGACCCAACTTgattttgtttacttaatattgtcataataaaaatttctaAGCAATAGACAGACTTatgcttattaatcaatattatgcttattattatgtttgttctaacttatgcttgtttttctattttttcaaagtatttattataatgttatgcttacaatgattaaaaaaaaagagaaagatgaaaatttaattatattttggataaataattattttcgtcCCGAAATGTGTATGACGCTAACATATTCGTTCTTGAATGTGTATGACGGTGACATATTCATCCATGAATTTGTCATATAGactttttcattaataatatcatacataaattaataGCTAGATGAATTCatcacacttttttattttttagggattaaaaattgaatcttcatctttctattttttccaACTTAGAATATTTCTgtcatgtaatattttattgCATATAATTCGTagtgaaacaaataaaaagagaggAGATTGGGAAATTTGATTaaacaaattgaattttttcaattaacttgtaaaaaaaaagaatgaaatggaGTTTTTTGAAATATAGGAAAAAGTAATCgtttatatgaataaaaaaagattttcgaacaaaaaaatttatcatattaactAATACTAACAACATCTACTTAGTACaataattcagcaaaaaaatttacttagtacaataatttataaaatcacttataaaaatagataataaaatgTACTACTAACAAACGTGAATTAACATTTCTCTCACGCGACAAATTAGATGTCTCCAAAGTCATTATTCACCTACAGGGGAGCCACTTACGAAATTGAGTTAGTTACGCTGATGCATCATCAACCAATGAGGTGACACCAAAAGCAAAGCCAATAGAATAGGAGTCTCCACTTCAAGTTGCACCAAAAAAACAAGGTCAAAACTAAAAGGAAATGTGAAGTTTCATACCATCAAGGAATGGGAACCCAACACAAGAACgtggaatttaaaattgaacatTACAGAAAAAACATCTCCAAATCGATCTACACCCtcttatatatttaaagatgGTAGTACTAATCTCTAAGGCAACAAACTGAACCAGAGCCAATCCTTTTCTTCTCCCTTGTTTTGAACACCCTCTGTGGATACCCTTTTGTTAAAGCCAATTGTTTTCTCAGATTTGAGGACAAGGAGGTGGTGGGGGAGGAGATAATACAGGGAGAAAAACAtaatagagagaaaaataaaagcacaaaCGTGAGGCTCTTGTTGAAACACACAATTAGATATACCAGTTGTCAATTTGTCATATCTGAAATTTCTcaagttgtgtttgtttgtcgtAGAATTGTAGGTTCAGCTGCATCCTTATATTTTGGTTCacatattctctctctctccctctctctcctcTGTCTTATAACTTTACCTTTCTATCCTCATGGAGTAGTAAAGAAGTAACTAATCAACCACAAACCTAAACAACCCCTTTTGCCTAAAGCTCCTTCCTTTTCTCCAATGGCAACCTGGGTTTTATCAGAATGTGGCTTAAGGCCTCTTCCACCAGTGTTTCCACGGTCAACAAGACCCATTTCGTGCCAAAAACCTTCAAAGTCTAGATTTTTAAGCACAAACAAGGGTGTGCCAGATCTGAATCTCCAAGCAAGAGGGTTAACATGCTGTAGTTTTAGGGATAGAAAGTGGGAATTGGGAGTGAGTGCTCCACTGAAAGTTGCCACCAATGagggagaggaagaagagagaaCCAATGGGGCTAATAATGGGGTTGGTGAGGAAGTTTCAGAATTTGACCCTAGTGCACCACCACCCTTCAAATTGGCAGATATTAGAGCTGCCATTCCTAAACACTGTTGGGTGAAGGACCCTTGGAAGTCCATGAGTTATGTTGTTAGAGATGTCATTGTGGTTTTTGGGTTGGCTGCTGCTGCAGCTTATCTCAACAATTGGGTTGTTTGGCCTCTCTATTGGGCTGCTCAGGGAACCATGTTCTGGGCCCTCTTTGTTCTTGGTCATGATTGGTAATTGCCAATTTCATATTGATATCtccatgtttttttattttttatttttattactaatgTAGATCTAGATTCAATTGTATAGATTGGCTTTTGGGGTGGTAAAGTTGGATTTCAAAAGTTTGTTATGATAACCatggttggtgttttggatGTTTCAGTGGTCATGGAAGCTTTTCAAACAATCCCAAGTTGAACAGTGTTGCTGGCCACTTGCTGCATTCATCAATTCTAGTACCTTATCATGGATGGTATGCTTAATGCTCCTGCTGAATTGTTGTTCTCTGTAGACCCCTTTTGTCTTGTGTTCTTTGCTTATCCTAATCTGCATTATTTTTGGCCTAAGCTTTGAAATTGAAACTGATAGTTTCATGAATTGTGCAGGAGAATCAGTCATAGAACACATCATCAAAACCATGGCCATGTCGAAAATGATGAATCTTGGCACCCAGTGAGTTTGATTATCATTATTCTGGTTCTTATGGGAAATCGTTTTTTTTCTCCAATATTTTATATCTATCAAAGGGTCTAATTCAAAATGTTTAATGACAATCTTGCAGTTGCCAGAGAAAATTTTCAAGAGCTTGGATAATGTAACACGCATTTTAAGATTTACTCTACCTTTTCCATTGCTTGCATATCCTATCTACCTGGTAAGTTGTAGTAACTAACGGTTTTACCAAAACTTTTGAACATTTATTGTTAGTTATTCTGGTGTGGGAATTGACCTTTGTTATTATGTTCTTTCAATTCAGTGGAGCAGGAGTCCCGGGAAG harbors:
- the LOC114406122 gene encoding omega-3 fatty acid desaturase, chloroplastic-like yields the protein MATWVLSECGLRPLPPVFPRSTRPISCQKPSKSRFLSTNKGVPDLNLQARGLTCCSFRDRKWELGVSAPLKVATNEGEEEERTNGANNGVGEEVSEFDPSAPPPFKLADIRAAIPKHCWVKDPWKSMSYVVRDVIVVFGLAAAAAYLNNWVVWPLYWAAQGTMFWALFVLGHDCGHGSFSNNPKLNSVAGHLLHSSILVPYHGWRISHRTHHQNHGHVENDESWHPLPEKIFKSLDNVTRILRFTLPFPLLAYPIYLWSRSPGKTGSHFNPDSDLFVPSERKDVITSTICWTAMAALLVGLGFVMGPVQLLKLYGIPYAIFVMWLDLVTYLHHHGHEDKLPWYRGEEWSYLRGGLTTIDRDYGWINNIHHDIGTHVIHHLFPQIPHYHLIEATEAAKPVLGQYYREPKKSSPLPIYLIGELLRSMKKDHFVSDSGDIVYYQTDPTLSSSSTSQ